The following proteins come from a genomic window of Parambassis ranga chromosome 4, fParRan2.1, whole genome shotgun sequence:
- the mcoln3b gene encoding mucolipin-3 produces the protein MEESSDEPHDETPPRAEQQQQPQHPEHQEVESLRRKIKYFFMNPCEKYHARGRKPWKLMLQIIKIAIITIQLVSFGLSNQMVVTFKEENLMAFKHLFLKDYVDGGVDTYAVYRQADVYDHIEHIITQYGLLHNITVGNHEYEKNGGVYTPLSLCQQFYRNGTIYPGNETIEIDAHVDTECLKVSPMYRPLPRPHFELHFKRMLSVQIRFVLKAINLQTVRHRELPDCYDFTVMITFTNEAHSGRIKVDLENDVEINECRDWNVTGASARNIYLTVLFDCLIVVTCITSLTLCTRSVINGIQLQREYTHYCRLHCGEEVPWSDRLEFVNGWYILIIASDTLTIIGSILKMEIQTKVLTSYDVCSIFLGTGTMFVWIGVIRYMGYFRKYNILILTLRAAFPNVIRFICCAGIIYVSYCFCGWIVLGPYHEKFRTLNTVSECLFSLINGDDMFPTFKIMKQKSSLVWIFSRVYLYTFVSLFIYMILSLFITIITDTYDTIKQQQQSGTPTSELHKFLSVCKDLPNSGVYRLDNTSCFINCCINCCVSRQRGDQDRLTSEA, from the exons ATGGAGGAGTCCAGCGATGAGCCACATGATGAGACCCCTCCAcgggcagagcagcagcagcagcctcagcaccCGGAGCATCAGGAGGTGGAGTCCCTCAGGAGGAAGATCAAATACTTCTTCATGAACCCCTGTGAGAAGTACCACGCTCGAGGACGCAAGCCGTGGAAACTCATGCTGCAGATCATCAAAATTGCCATTATTACCATCCAG CTGGTGTCTTTTGGCCTGAGCAACCAGATGGTTGTTACGTTCAAGGAGGAAAATCTGATGGCGTTCAAGCACCTGTTCTTAAAAGATTACGTTGACGGAGGCGTGGATACGTACGCTGTGTACAGACAAGCAGACGTGTACGATCACATCGAACACATTATCACACAG TATGGCCTCCTGCACAACATCACAGTGGGCAACCATGAATATGAGAAGAACGGTGGCGTCTACACCCCCCTGTCGCTGTGTCAGCAGTTCTACAGGAACGGCACCATCTACCCTGGAAATGAGACCATTGAAATTGATGCTCATGTAGACACTG AATGCCTTAAAGTGTCTCCGATGTATCGCCCATTACCTCGTCCACATTTCGAATTGCATTTTAAAAG GATGCTCTCAGTCCAGATCAGGTTTGTTCTCAAGGCCATAAACCTGCAGACAGTGAGACATCGAGAGCTGCCGGACTGCTATGACTTCACCGTTATG aTCACTTTCACCAATGAAGCTCACAGCGGCAGAATCAAGGTCGACCTGGAGAACGATGTTGAAATCAATGAGTGCAGAGACTGGAACGTGACTGGAGCGT CTGCCAGAAACATTTACCTGACCGTGCTGTTCGACTGCCTCATCGTTGTAACGTGCATCACTTCCTTGACCCTCTGCACGCGCTCAGTGATCAACGGGATTCAGCTACAAAGG GAGTACACCCACTACTGCAGGCTTCACTGCGGTGAAGAGGTGCCGTGGTCGGACAGACTGGAGTTTGTGAACGGCTGGTACATCCTGATCATCGCCAGCGACACGCTGACCATCATCGGCTCCATCCTCAAGATGGAGATCCAGACAAAG GTGCTCACGAGCTACGACGTGTGCAGCATCTTTCTGGGTACAGGCACCATGTTCGTCTGGATTGGGGTCATCCGATACATGGGCTACTTTAGGAAGTATAAT ATTCTCATCCTGACACTCAGGGCGGCGTTCCCAAATGTGATCCGCTTCATCTGCTGTGCTGGAATCATCTATGTGAGTTACTGTTTTTGTGGCTGGATCGTCTTGGGCCCATATCATGAGAAG TTCCGGACCTTAAACACCGTGTCAGAGTGTCTCTTCTCACTGATCAACGGAGACGACATGTTCCCCACCTTTAAAATCATGAAGCAGAAGAGCAGCCTGGTGTGGATCTTCAGCAGAGTCTATCTCTACACGTTCGTGTCACTCTTCATCTACATGATCCTCAGCCttttcatcaccatcatcacagaCACCTACGACACCATCAAG cagcagcagcagagtggaaCTCCGACGTCGGAGCTGCATAAATTCCTGTCGGTGTGTAAAGATCTGCCAAACTCGGGAGTTTACAGACTCGACAATACCAGCTGCTTCATTAACTGCTGCATTAACTGCTGCGTTAGCAG ACAAAGGGGGGACCAAGACAGGCTGACCTCAGAGGCGTAG